The sequence below is a genomic window from Coffea arabica cultivar ET-39 chromosome 8e, Coffea Arabica ET-39 HiFi, whole genome shotgun sequence.
GAGTAGAGGAGCTTGAATCCGTCAAAGAGGCGATAGAGCTAGAGGCAAGAACAAAGAGGCTGCAGCAAGAAGCAACAGAGAGGACCTCTGGTAATTATATCATGAATAAAGTTGGCAAGAGCAGGAAGCCCGTAATCAGCAAGAGGAAGGCAAGTAatcttgaagaaattgaagctgAAACCAATTACTGTACCTTGACAGAGTGCTCAAGTGATGATCTAACTGTGACAGTGATCAACAGGAATGCCTTGATTGAACTTGAGTGTCCTTGGACAGAGTCTGTCTTTTGTGAAATTATGGAGGCAGTAAGCAAGCTCAATCTAGATTCTCACACCGTTCAATCTTCCAACACTGATGGAACTCTCACTGTTAAAATTAGAGCTAAGGTTTGATTCCTATTTCTTGATTTACTATTAATGAACCTCCAATTCAGCTAGTTACCATCTTGTAGAGAAAGTTGCATTTTCAAGTAGCACTATTACGAACTGTATTTATCTAACAGCTTTCACGGAATGAATTTCAGTTCAAGGGATCAAAAGTTGCAACACCTGGTATGATCAGACGAGCACTTCAGAGAGTCCTCCGAAAGTACTGAAGACTGAAGATGACCATGTTGCAAGACGAGTTTCAGTTCATGATGGTAGCTTTAGTTAGTGACTCAAGTGTATGTACAACATGCTGTAATCTTCCAATATTTTCAGGGATTCTGACAGTTAAAAAAAGGGCCAGATGGTTAAAGAGGCATTTGCCCAGAGGAGGGCAGTCTAATAAATGGAAAGCGTTCTTCTTTATATCCAGAATATCACAATAATCCTTTGAAGTGGGACATACCTATATATACCTGCAGACTTTTGTTTACAGCAGagcacaaaaatgaaaaatccaCAGGGTTCATTATGAGATCCCTAAGCACAAGACGCTCTAACAGGATAACTTTGACTGACGCAGCTGAACTAGTATTGTAAGGAATTTATGAAGAGAGTTTAGTATGGGAGAGGACTGTTCAAGAATATTAACCAAATAGTACAAGTCGAAAAAGGGGAAGATAGAAATGCTCTTTACAATTTACAACTGTCAAGCTTCAGGGCACCGGGATTTCATAATGCAACCTCAAAGGGTACATGAATCACCCATCTAACTTAGCATCAGAACTTGGTCCCTACCAATCAAGTCACGATAAAAGATGTTCAAGTGACTGAGATTCTCTGACTTTAACTTTGCGCTGACAATGATGCTAAGTTTAGGATtgtctcttctttttcttttctcatgcAGATCCGATCAATTTATCATCTGAATGACAATTTATCCAATCAATTCCACTGTTAATGaatcaaatcctcaattttaGGTACGCTTTTGTAATCTATGATTTTGCTAAGCAATACCAGGAGCATAGCTCTTCTTCCCTgttaaagaaaaggaagaattcCAACTGGTTTAGAAAATGACCAAGAAAGACGCGCAAAAAAAATTTGATCTCAGGACCCAAGTCTTTTGGTTTAGGCTTGTAGCAGACAACTTGCTTGTAGAATTTGGTACAACTTATCTCACGAAATCGGTTAGCAAGCTTGATGTTATTCAAGTTGCTTATGATCTCAAGAACTTCTCTCTTGAAGTTGTTTATTATCGTATAAAAATTCTCTGGAAGTTTTATATGATTTCCTCTTACGTTATTTTCTTTCTATTTCTGCAACGTGCTGCAGAGGAAAAAGAATTCGTGGCATCCGCCAAAACCTAATCACTggaccaagaaaaataaatgtgGAGCTGAGGCCAATGCTACTCTGTCTCTGCGAGCAACCAATCAGAGGGGCATTTGTTACTGTAAAGAAGGGCAGAGGGGTCAGAGTTCAGCCACAAAGCAGAAGAAAGCAGCCTTCACATCCAGTGGAATGTCCAGCTATAAAAGCATTCTAAAAAATTAATAGAACACCCTGCAATGAACATTTAACTCACTCGTTCTAATTCAATGTACTTCAAACGAAACGACAATGATCACTCAAGACGAATTCAATCACTAAAGTTGCTTGTCTCCGGAATATATCTGTTTTTACCAGAAACTCTTACTACCAAGGAGGAGAAATAGGACAGATACGTTCTTTTCCCTACACTGTATATCGATATGATTGCAGCAGATTCGATAGCAAACAACGTGAAAAATAGTAAATAtttcttcataaaaaaaatttcatgaatCACTTATCAGCATCTTTGACTACAAGAATTAGTTACTTTTAATAGCTATATTTTGTCTTTCAGGCACATGGTAGAGAAGGCAGAGGCTATTTTACAGAACTTGAGACCATTCCCAGAACCTCAGAAGATCCAACGCTTGAGGGATTTAAGAACTTCTCCTTTTCTTAGTAATGTAAAGCCacaagatttttccaaactttatcAACCACGCTGCATATCACATGATATTATTCCCATTCAATTGTTGATGGAGGCTTCGAAGTAATATCTTGAACAACTCGATTTATCCCACGTACACTATTGCATATCTTTCTTGCAACATCATCGAGGAAATTGTGTTCAAAATTGTACCTAAACATCCCAACCATTTAGATATAGGATTCcgaagggaaaaaagaaaagaagaaaacaaagaacAAAAAGAGAGAGTATTTATGTCTGAAAATAGGCAGATAAACCAcagtacacacacacacagagacaGAAGAAAACCAGTTGGCATAAGTAACCACATATCCTTGAAACTGAACCTAAAAGTAAATATCATACCACTACTGGCAAAAGTAAGGACAAGTATAAGAAATGATAATGAGCTGTTATAACAATTCAAAATCCTCATTCACATAAGTTTAACTAGTCCAACAATCTGCTTAGTTTGAAGGGATGCCAATCCTTCCTACTGCTACATGTTTATGcattcaatcaagaaaccattTCAGTTCTACAACTTGAAGTTCAAACCTTTTTTTGTGAAAAGGATAAGACAGATGAATAAATACTTTAAACATTGTTGCAATGGAGAAACTAATAGATGAATGCATATGTTCTGTATGATTGTCAAGACATGCAGTTCAAAAGATGCAAAGAAGAATCATTTCTCAATTGCTTACAACGATAGAGGTAATCAAAGAATTGCAAAGCGCATAAATACCAGTCAGCAGTCATCCCATCTTGACTTGTGACAGCTCTCAATGCAACAACATGAGAATGTGTTCTTTGATCTCCTTGAACTCCAACTGACCTTATGGgcaagaaaacagcaaaagctTGCCATATTTTATCATAGATCCCAGCATCTTTGATTGACTGAATGAAAATCTCATCAACCTACAAGACGTATTTGTAAGGAACAGGCATAGAATGTAACACCAAGACAGCTGACCTGTACTGAATGAACAAATGGTCCAAAACCTGGCGAAGAATATCCAGCGCATTTCCTTGAGTGACGTCACCCAGAACCCTCACTGCAAGACCAGGCCCAGGGAAGGGGTGTCGCTTTAAAAAGGCCTCTGGGACATTTAAAATACTTCCCAATGCACGAACCTGCAAATGAATTCAAGCATTAGCAAGTTAAAATATCAGTTTATCATTTATTGCAGCAGAAGAAACATCATAAAAATGTTTTCGGGATGGAGATATAGAATGGAGAACCTCATCCTTGAATAAAAGTTTAAGTGGTTCAATGAGCTTTAGCTTCATGTTCTTTGGCAGCCCTCCAACATTATGATGACTCTTGATTGTGTGGGAATGGGTGCTTTGAGTTCCAGGTGGCGGACAAGATTCAATCACATCAGGATACAATGTTCCTTGGACCAAGTAAGCAGGTCTCTTTCCGAATTTCTGCTCCAGATCATGAGCAAATGCATCAAAAATGTTGATAAACTCCTTTCCAATTatttttctcttcatttcaGGATCAACCACCCCTTTAAGCTGGCTAAGGAACTGCTCTGTGGCATCAACACAAGTAACAGGTAAATGAAGGTCCCTTTCAAAAGTTTCCATCACCCGTTCTCTCTCCTTATACCTAGAACAAACAAAAGAGGTGAATCAGAATCCAAAGACATGAATAAATCCCTAACAGTGTCAAATACTACATTGCAAAGTCATTTCTAGTACATTATTATCCATGATGTTGAGAAGATATCTTTAGTAGTACCAGTTACATCAAAATTGATATTTTTGTGAGTAGTACCAGTTACATGAAAATTGATATTTTTGTGCAGTCTTTCTTATGATTTTCTAATAGTAGGCCAAATCCTTCAAATCAACACCAGAAAAGCATTGAGAAATTTTCAACTTCTATATCAAAATTCTATAGAACCATTAGCCTTTACAAAGTCAGCAGATCCTAACCTTTCCTTAAGCTAAAAGCTGTTTTGACTTCTTTTAGGCTGCTAACAGATGCACCTGGCGTCTGCTTTGATTATTCTCTTTGAAACAAAAAGATATTCGAAGGGTGTTTTGTGTAATAGCTATTTCTTTCCAAGCTTCTAAGACAATAATAATACTTTAATCTTCCACAAGTTTTTCCAGGAGTCACTTCTTAATTATCTCTAATATAAGCTGAAGCTCACTCGGATAATCTCCATAACATGAATaagagaaattaaaataaaaaaggaaaaagaaaaaagaaaagagggtaaatagtgaaaagaaaggaaaagaaggaaaaggcaACACAATCCCTCAACATCCATTTTTGCTCCCCCTATAAACTTTGTCGTTCATGTGATATCCCAATCAAGAACatgaacaagaaaaagaaaaagcagtgaaaaaaacaaagaaaaggttgaTAAGGTAGCTTGGGTATCTCCTAGCGACATCTAAAGTATAACAACACCATGACAATACTAACCATCTTCTAAATGCATTAAGGATTGCTCCAAAATTTAACATTAGAGTCTACTATAATAATGAAGCACTTATGCTAATGAACCATAATAGTCGAAAGTATTGGCATACAAACCTCAATAAACCATTATCAACAAAGACACAGTGGAGCCTGTCTCCAATTGCTTTATGAACAAGAGTAGCAGCAACAGTAGAATCGACACCCCCAGATAATGCACAAATGACATGATCTTCAAGTCTGACCTTTTCCTGAATGGCTtttatttcttgctcaaggaCATCTTCCATCTTCCACTCAGCACTAACACCACAAACATCAAAAAGGAAGTGTTGTAATGTTTCCATCCCTTCATGCGTATGAGTGACCTGCCCCATATTGAAAAACTTGTAAAATATCTAGTAACAAACTTTTTGCTTATGGCCATACAGGTCACATGACTCTATCACTTAGATAAAGTATATGTAAATCATGACGTAAAGAAACACAATCAAAATAATCcttttctatttcatttttcataCAGACAGTAGGATTGTACAGTGCTAGCCACCCACTTTGTCTGATTGGTGTCTTTCTAAACGAGTAATCTGGTAACTATTTAGTCATTCTATAACACTGGGGCATATCAAGAACATGGTTCCAACATGACATATTTACCTGTATATATCAATCACCCGGTTTTTTATTTGCAAGGCAGCAcgcaaaatgaaaaatgcaattcatttatttttttagtctCCACAGTGATCAATGACAAGATGCCACATGCTCAGTTACGGACTTACACCTAAGAAGACATGATGCTTTAAGAAAATTGTGTCCAGTTAAAAATCCTTCGAACATGTCATAGCATTTGTCTCAAATGTCCTACACAATAGATGTTGGATACTAGTACTTATAGATGGCATGAGGGAATAAAAGCAGGTTGATTTTGCAAACAGAGCTGCAAGATGGGAAATTTCAAAGTATATAAATGAAATGTACTATATTTGGAgctttgatttctcactttgcTATGGGTACGGAGTTAATTAGTATTGTTGCTGATACATATAAACTTTAAAGAAACAAGAGCAGCCTAAAAACTCAGCTACTCTATAGCTATAACACCATCATCAACATGACCCAATAACCCATATATCAAACTTAAATAAAACATTGACTTTATATGTACCTTTTACTCCAATTTCGTGCTGgaaaacaaatcaagaattttttAATTGTTCCAGTCCGATAGGCTGTGAAGACAAGTCTAAAATTGGTTATTTTCCAAAGTGAGACCCATGTAACAAACGTTCCATCGCAATGATCATTGTAACATTGGACAAATACAAAATGCAATGATCATTAATCTCGGTAATTGCACATTCTTTTAGCGCTGCATGATTAAAAAATGTACAAACAATTACACAGTTCAACGTTATCAACCAAATTTTACCTCATATACCAATTAATTCAAGCTAAATACACAAATTTTACCTCAGGATGGTATTGAAACCCATAAAACCTCCTCTTGTTGTCCTCCACCGCAGCGACCGCCCCCTGTTGACTCCTGGCCGCAACCTCAAACCCCTGAGGCAAATTCACAGCCTCATCTCCATGACTCATCCAAACAACCTGTTTATCCCCAACCTTTCTATTCCCAAACAACCCACAAGCCTTCTGCACCTCAATCTCCATCCTTCCATACTCCTGCTTCTCTCCAATACTCACTTGCCCGCCAAGCCTCTGCACGAGCAGCTGCAGCCCATAACAAATACCCAAAACAGGAATCTTCTCCGACTCAACATACTCGATGAACCCAGATGGAAAACACGGTGCTTGGGGCGCGTGGACGCTGTGGGGACCACCAGAGAGGATAATCACTTTCGGGTTTTCTTTACGGATGGATTCGAGTGAGGCTGTACCGTTTAAGCAGAGGGAGTAGACTGAGAGCTGGCGGATTCTTCGGGTGATGAGGTGCGTATATTGGGAGCCATAGTCTAGGATTAGGACTAGGTCGGATTTGACGTCCTGAGAATCCATTTGGGAGAAGGATTGTCGGTTTGGCCGGAGAAGAAGGAGCAGGGTTTTAGGAGGGTTTTAGGTGGGTGAAACGAGAACGGGGTGTGCGTGTGAGTTTCTTCCGTTTcggaaaaaaaaggagaacGGGGTGGCTAGGGTTATTGGGTCCGGTTGGCGGGAAGTGGAGCCAAATAGTACTCCTATCTGACTTTAGTTTAATTTAGAGTGAATGGCCCAAAAGgtcactaaactattaaaaATGGCACCTTTTGGTCATCAAACTTTTTTTGTGACCCAAAAGGTCACTAAACTCACAAAAACACGCCAGCGGAGTCCTTTAACCGATTTTCAGCGGTTTCTCATCCGGTGGCATGGACAATGTGTAGTGGAGGAATATAATAAAGGGGCAAAAATGTCCGAAAGGTTATTGGAACAAGTGAAGCCCAAAATTTTTCGTTCCCGAAGTTGACCAACCTCCACCCATAGATTGACTTCATCTCCAGCAGTAAAAGTAGTGACTGCGACCACCTCTAGAGCAAATCAAAATAGGAAATAACAAGATTTACAGCCTAATTAGTTCAttgattccttttttttcatctcACACAAATCTTCGTTCAGTCtgaggaattgaagaaaaaaagcAGAGAATAGAGAAAAATGTTCAACAGGGAGCAGAAAAATTCCATCTCAAAGCGAAAAAAAGCTGGACAAAGGGAATAATTTTTTCCccagaaaaaggaagaaattcaaTCGCAAGCGAAGACTTGGGAGGGCAACCGCAAGACATCAGATTTGGAGAAGCAGAAGTCATCGATGGTGTCGATGGCCTAAAGCAGCCTTATCATTCCCTTCATAATCAGTGGCTTCCTAGCCCATTCATTACCTTCCTTTCCGTTAACTATTGAGTCGATTTCATCTCATCTCCTTCGACTGAGCTGCATCTGTCCTTTACGCATTTAATTTCTTGACGAAATGCCTTTCACTTTCGATCGAATTCCTCTGTCTTCCCCTTCGCCGGAGCTTGACTAGAAAGACGAAATAGCCTTGACTTCATTCAGTGCGCTACCTAGAATTCGATTCTTGACTGGTGCTATCTATAAACCAACAATCTAAAGCCTTGGGCAGAGTCTGAGCTTATCTTCCAAGGGTTAGGTTCAAGGGCTGGTCTCCTTCGCTTCTTCAGAGTAAGACTCTTAGCCAACCGCCTGTTGACTACTCTTTACATTGCAGAAGGGAAGAAAGTGAAAAGGCCGATTGCAATTGAATATGATTCCTTTGCTGCGACATCCAGTCTTGGTGGATGATCTCCCAACAAGTCAAGCTTCCTTTACCCGGGGCTAGAAATCCTTCTCACGAAGGAAGTGGCTTTTCTTTCGAGTGCTAGCTTTCTACTGCGGCACCACCTACATTTGGCGTTCAACGAGCACTCGGATCTTGACCTGACATCAGTGCAATCTCGGATGCTCCCGCGAGTCGAAGCTTTAGTGACGTCGCTTCGGGGATTGGTGCGACAGATTTAGGAACCACGAATaggaggaaaataatgaaggaaagATGTAAGATGGGGCGGTGGCGGAGATGAAGGATGGATTTAGATTTGTTAGTGTGAGTATTAATTGACATTTTTTAGGATTTAATATTTGGGCTTACAAATTTGAAGGCGATAGCTAGGGAAATGATCAATTGGTCAACTTTTGGGAACGAAACAATCTATGAGTTCACCTGTCCCAATAATCTTTTGGACATTTTTGCCCATATCAGAATTTTCATTCAACTCAAGACCCTTGGAACCGGATGAGAAACCGCTGAAAATCGGTAAAATGACTCCGCTGGCGTGTTTTTGTGAGTTTAGTGACCTTTTGGGCCGCAAAAAAAGTTTGGTGACCAAAGGGTGCCATTTTTAATAGTTTAGTGATCTTTTGGGCCATTCACTCTTTAATTTATTGAAACAGTTGTCAAACCGAATGGAATAGGCATTTCTATCAGTTTGCCAGCTGGGAAAAAGTTGGGTTCCATTTTATCcgaattccattttaaaaaagttggattagctgttttttagGGTGTTTGATAGGGTGCGTTTTGATGGGTTATTTCACTGCTATTTCACAGTTGTTGGAACTAAATGTCGCTCTATTAGATggtgacaggtgtcgagcctgtgcaataataaaaatagaatcTAATTACCACTAAAAAcagtcaataattaatcctaagtactggagtagggattctaggtgtgcaatgggttacttgattcaccctattcccgaaaagtttgcttaatccgatatatcagaattaattaattgacaaaaattactaaataatagacagtggcaagcaaggtcgtctcctcaggaattggggatatttgtctctttgaaATTCCACTTGGTAAAATGGGGGTTTTTCAGAATAAAGTTACAAATAATTAAGCAATTCAAATAAAACGAATAATTAATTAACACGAATGTAGACAGGAATTAATTCAAGAATAGATAAGTTCCAACCAAGAATACAACTACTCAGACACAGTCCatttatccgatcattgatgcaggagaggttcacttaatttattaataggttagttatagtcgccgatGAACTCTAACGaccaattttttcttaatttattgataatcAAGGTACGACTATTGATTACCCCTAACTAGAAAATACCCCTATGCACGATTAtaggaattaatttttcaattgcattaATATCTAGAAAAACTTAGCCCCAATCAATAAcatgctacgagggttatttaaattagattgcacgcTCCCCTAGTGTGTAAACACgtcagttgccactaatattaatcaatcaaacaattacggatttaattgactaactTGGCAggagattaataaatcacattgaacatcggacccttgacatccaattaataaaataatcccatgaaaattcaagcagacaacgtgcaaatattaataaattgagaAACGCGTGAAAACGAATTAGATCTTACAGATTTTCGGAACTGCACCGTCGAGTTAATCCTTGACTAGATGAAAGGCTTAATCACGCTGCATAAATAAATCTCTAcgcaaattaattgattgcaaGGGCATTGCATCTTTTACTAgaaagcaaggaataaaagatATTCTTCCCGTTGGAGAATTTTGTCGAACACAAGGCACGCGCCTgacaaaagggaaagaaaaaaaagagaactaaaactaaggttccgtttgataaaactgaattcgaattctgaaatctgaatactgaaacaattaatttgctgaattttaagcactgaaaaaaatatatgaatgtctgaattttaatgctaaacctatttatacggtttgataaatatttataaccgaatgcttaataagtttaatttgacaattttgcccttatattctttcattcaaaaaagaaataaaatctatgatttaattagtttaaaattgttaggtatgaaaatgacaatatttatttttaaatcaaattaatataaaacatgaaatatattatatgagaagtatggagaagatgtaaaagtcattaaaaaaagataaaagagaaactaaaaatcgttagatagagaatattatgtTATTTAAtcagataagaattttgaacataattaagtatctgtttgataacataaaaaagtgctgaaactgaattcattcagacattcagatgttttgggtgtttgataaataaaaatttttctgctgaacttattaagtagtgctgaatttgtatgtatttttttcagcacaagaatcgtaactgaatgcttaatttgataagaatcaagagatttacttcaactactttatcttatctaTCAAATCTACCCTTGTTAGTTAATTACactcaaaattcttatctaattaaacaacctaatattctctatccaaaattcttatctaattaaacaacctgaCATTCTCTGTCTAATGGCtttctacttctattttctccttatttaatgacttttttacaatttttgcaTGCTACTCACATCTGTCTACTCCTTatctttttccatctttctactctttcataattttgtcattttttcctcccaattttttttattgctacCGTACTCACCGATCTCAAATTCATTATTTCCCAGGCAGTATCAACATTTTTCCATTGAAGTAATTAAATTTCTATATAATTGGTATGAATTTAAAACTTGTTTATTGCAGCTTCCTTTTGCTTATATTTGgacttttcttatcaaattctgatttaaaaatatatttgcacCGATATTTGGACTTTTCCAtaatatatttcttcttttatattactttgatttaaaaataaatattgtcattttcatacctaacaattttaagctaattaaatcatatgttctatttcctttttggattaaaagatagaagTGCAAAATTGTACAATCTAGCTTATTAAACATTaagttataaatgtttatcaaacagtataaatatgtTCAGCATTAAGATTCAGATATTCATATATCTCTTTTCAGTACTTaatattcagcaaattaattgtttcagtattcagaattcagaattcagattcagttttatcaaacggagccTAACAAATAatggtagatttggtagataagataaggtagttgaagtaattctattgattcttatcagaattaagcattcagttaggattcttgtgctaaaaaaaatacacacaggttcagcactgcttaacaagttcagcaaatagattttcatttatcaaacactcaaaacatctgaatatctgaaaaaattcagattcagcacttttttatgttatcaaacagaccctaaagCTATCTAAAACTATTCTAATAACTAATGATTCGATGCCTCTGTACGTTTCTTTTCCTCTTAAAAGCCAAACGAAAGATGACTAATGCTTCCTAGTCCGTGGTCCCCGCCGAAATTGAGAATCCAAGTCCCAAAAATAGCTCTGTCGAGTTCTTCTCTACTTTACGTTTCCTCTTGCCCCTCAAAGACTTCAACTCCTAATCCGTTAAAAGGAAATCAGCTTTGGTCCCCTCTTGTGGGCCACATTGCCGGAGCTTTGCAAAAGACTCCCACGTGTGAAGTAATTTGCTCAGAAAGTTCCtcatttttgtagttttctgctCCATTTCCTGAAATGAAATTcagataccaaatataagtagatattaacaattaaaacaatatttgacaGGATCAagggaaaaattaataataaaataaccgACAATTAACACCTCATCAGATGGATTCTACTCAAGTTTGTTGGTCTgtgttaattgcaggaaataaTGCTAAAAAGTgctgaaaaatcaaatttcagAGGACTTTTTGACAATTAGATGTGTCCATGCCTAACCTCAATCCAAAAAGCCAGATTCTCGTAATTCGTCGCACATGGGGAACTTAAAAAAGGGAGTAAAGTGACTGGCTATAAAATTGGAGATCGGTGAGACCACTCTAGAGCTGAAGGAAGTAATTTGTAATAAGACTTCTATTATTTAGGAAGTTTGGTATTCGAATACCAATTAGAGAGGAGAAAAACTAGGAGGGATACGTTTCCCTCTCTGGTGGGGCCTGACCGATGAAAAGGAAATCAATTCCTTTATTTTCGGGTGGCTACCAACGAAAAAGGAGAATTATACATTCCTAAGGCttgcttttgacttttgtttttgGCTTTGGAAAACCATTAGGAAGAAACTAACAGAGAGTAGCAGCAATTGTGGACTTGTGAATTCCTTTTTCCTAGTTTTGACCGAATTGAAGTAGAGAACCTTAAAACTCTCTCTCGTATGCTTGTGGTTAAGAACAATAGACAGCAACAATTTGTCTTGTTTTTCTTTCGCTGGTTGATCGAAATTGAGAGAGCCAATTTAgcaattttttctaattttctacgCATGGctggttctccattaatggaaaACTAACtctctaattctagtcaagggaacaactgaagatttggttcggcaaatactgtgagatc
It includes:
- the LOC113704260 gene encoding uncharacterized protein, with protein sequence MDSQDVKSDLVLILDYGSQYTHLITRRIRQLSVYSLCLNGTASLESIRKENPKVIILSGGPHSVHAPQAPCFPSGFIEYVESEKIPVLGICYGLQLLVQRLGGQVSIGEKQEYGRMEIEVQKACGLFGNRKVGDKQVVWMSHGDEAVNLPQGFEVAARSQQGAVAAVEDNKRRFYGFQYHPEVTHTHEGMETLQHFLFDVCGVSAEWKMEDVLEQEIKAIQEKVRLEDHVICALSGGVDSTVAATLVHKAIGDRLHCVFVDNGLLRYKERERVMETFERDLHLPVTCVDATEQFLSQLKGVVDPEMKRKIIGKEFINIFDAFAHDLEQKFGKRPAYLVQGTLYPDVIESCPPPGTQSTHSHTIKSHHNVGGLPKNMKLKLIEPLKLLFKDEVRALGSILNVPEAFLKRHPFPGPGLAVRVLGDVTQGNALDILRQVDEIFIQSIKDAGIYDKIWQAFAVFLPIRSVGVQGDQRTHSHVVALRAVTSQDGMTADWYNFEHNFLDDVARKICNSVRGINRVVQDITSKPPSTIEWE